The following are encoded together in the uncultured Sphaerochaeta sp. genome:
- a CDS encoding alpha/beta hydrolase family protein, which translates to MALLDISLFSDTLQLDVSVTVIYPQRCDRSPDIPGGPYKVLYLLHGIKQNEQSYVRNSAIERYVRNLPLVVVMPSVGRSFYTDQERGYPYFTFLSEELPQFLSSVFTISTKREDTFIAGLSMGGYGAFKAALTRPDLYSRAASMSGALDLVALANTLGDSVKIFPYEWENTFGSYEVKDSAHDLMALSRKELSPKPSFYVTCGDEDTLLQDNLRFVEILQQTHDVVHDQHPGGHTWKFWDKALKRVLRWLPL; encoded by the coding sequence ATGGCATTACTCGATATCTCCCTTTTTTCTGATACCCTCCAGCTGGATGTTTCTGTCACGGTTATTTATCCCCAACGATGTGATCGCTCACCTGATATTCCTGGTGGTCCGTATAAAGTGCTCTACCTATTACATGGGATAAAGCAGAATGAACAGAGCTATGTACGCAATTCTGCAATTGAACGGTATGTACGGAATCTTCCCCTTGTAGTAGTGATGCCATCGGTTGGAAGAAGTTTCTACACCGACCAGGAACGGGGCTACCCCTATTTTACCTTCCTGAGTGAAGAGCTTCCTCAGTTCCTTTCCTCGGTTTTTACCATCAGCACCAAACGCGAGGATACCTTTATCGCAGGACTGTCGATGGGAGGCTATGGGGCATTCAAGGCAGCACTTACGCGTCCTGACCTATACAGCAGGGCTGCAAGCATGAGTGGAGCCTTGGACCTTGTAGCGCTAGCCAATACACTTGGGGACTCAGTAAAGATTTTCCCCTATGAGTGGGAGAATACCTTCGGCTCCTATGAAGTTAAAGACAGTGCACATGACCTGATGGCCTTGTCTCGAAAGGAGCTCTCTCCCAAGCCTTCATTCTATGTGACCTGTGGTGATGAGGATACCTTGCTGCAGGATAACCTGCGATTTGTTGAGATATTACAGCAGACCCATGATGTAGTCCATGACCAACACCCCGGAGGGCATACCTGGAAGTTCTGGGACAAGGCACTGAAACGAGTGCTGAGGTGGTTGCCTCTCTGA
- a CDS encoding cation transporter, which yields MSNKKQELLLLRVTTIVCLGFGILGLVVSIVANSNSMLLDGLYSLIQSMFIIGSGRVVTLLFKEDDDQFPFGYGAFEPFFLVLRSLVLLTMVVTIGTMAGISMTRGGYAITFSIAFPVSVFSLIVCFVVWLALANKAKKLSSPTLRSESKAWLLDTLLSLASVLAIGMVGLIKQTRFAFLSNYIDPALTVLFLAFLSPVLIKDLVIYSRELLGAAPTISVQATLEKITNRFVKKHAFRKAEVYALKRGRSLMVVIYVYLSEERPVKQLDAIRLEMIKAMYTYSNFCDTDIVFTLDDRWVDYQTPFAIAGQKA from the coding sequence ATGAGCAACAAAAAACAAGAATTACTGTTACTACGGGTGACTACCATCGTTTGCCTTGGATTCGGCATACTCGGTTTAGTGGTCTCCATTGTCGCAAACTCAAACTCAATGCTTCTCGATGGACTCTATTCCCTGATCCAAAGCATGTTCATCATCGGCTCAGGAAGGGTGGTAACCCTTCTTTTCAAGGAAGATGATGACCAATTTCCCTTCGGTTATGGAGCCTTCGAACCATTCTTCCTGGTCTTGCGGAGTCTGGTTCTTCTCACCATGGTCGTAACCATTGGGACCATGGCTGGTATTTCCATGACCCGAGGTGGCTATGCCATTACCTTCTCCATCGCATTTCCTGTCTCGGTGTTTTCCCTGATCGTCTGTTTTGTTGTTTGGCTTGCCCTTGCAAACAAGGCCAAAAAACTGAGCAGCCCGACCCTTCGCTCGGAGAGCAAGGCATGGTTGTTGGACACCCTCCTCTCCCTTGCCTCTGTGCTTGCAATAGGAATGGTTGGATTGATCAAGCAGACACGTTTTGCATTTCTGAGCAACTACATCGACCCGGCACTTACCGTACTTTTCCTGGCTTTCCTCAGTCCAGTGCTTATCAAGGACCTGGTAATCTACAGCAGGGAACTCTTAGGGGCGGCTCCTACCATCTCGGTACAGGCAACACTGGAGAAAATCACCAATCGCTTTGTGAAAAAACATGCCTTCCGAAAGGCAGAGGTCTATGCATTGAAACGGGGACGTTCCCTGATGGTTGTCATCTATGTCTACCTCTCTGAGGAGCGACCGGTTAAGCAACTTGATGCAATCCGACTGGAGATGATCAAGGCGATGTACACCTACTCAAACTTCTGTGACACCGATATCGTATTTACACTCGATGACAGGTGGGTGGACTACCAGACACCATTTGCCATTGCAGGACAGAAAGCCTGA
- a CDS encoding efflux RND transporter periplasmic adaptor subunit produces the protein MRKAQRTFLFTLISFTLIASLLSCSKVEQEQEVKEPLEAVSAATDYTQIVSSSVAIEKRALRDRVIGSGTVQGQREVSIKARVSGEIEDISIELGNTLTAGDTLLIIDNTIASLNLSQLEKQYENAVKQQAVNEKLFASGAISLSQLNQGKSSLDGLAAQMEQARNNVTNSRVTTPISGSVAEITKLVEGDLLQAGSQIARIVDLEHLRVTLAIGQAQLFLIKEGAPAEITIRTPTETIVAEGLVSAISASSDSRTGSWTVYVDFDNPRPDILKAGITADVTIFNNDAPLYTVVPNGAMVNRNGKQYIFVVDGSNASLQEVTVVDQFGDLTAIESKDASSPLLGERVLVSSLSRLIDGSAISTPLQ, from the coding sequence ATGCGCAAAGCACAGAGGACATTTCTATTTACCCTGATTTCTTTCACTTTAATAGCGAGTTTGCTCTCTTGCAGCAAAGTAGAACAAGAACAAGAGGTAAAGGAACCATTGGAAGCGGTGAGCGCTGCAACTGACTATACCCAGATTGTCTCTTCCTCCGTAGCCATTGAAAAGCGTGCACTACGCGATCGTGTAATTGGCAGTGGTACGGTACAGGGCCAGAGAGAAGTAAGTATTAAGGCTCGCGTGAGTGGCGAAATTGAAGATATTTCTATAGAACTGGGAAACACATTGACAGCGGGGGATACCCTGCTCATCATCGATAACACCATTGCCAGTCTCAATCTCAGCCAGTTGGAAAAACAGTACGAAAATGCAGTGAAGCAACAGGCGGTGAATGAGAAACTGTTTGCCAGCGGGGCTATTTCCCTCTCCCAGCTCAACCAAGGGAAATCAAGTTTGGATGGGCTAGCAGCCCAGATGGAACAGGCAAGAAATAATGTAACCAATTCCAGGGTAACCACACCCATATCCGGAAGTGTTGCTGAGATAACCAAGCTGGTTGAAGGGGATTTGTTGCAAGCTGGTTCCCAGATTGCCCGTATCGTGGATCTCGAGCATCTGAGGGTTACGCTTGCTATTGGTCAAGCTCAGCTCTTTCTCATCAAGGAGGGAGCCCCGGCAGAGATAACAATCCGTACCCCAACCGAAACAATTGTTGCTGAGGGCCTGGTAAGTGCCATCAGTGCTTCATCTGACAGCAGAACAGGTAGTTGGACGGTCTATGTGGATTTTGATAATCCCCGGCCGGATATCCTGAAGGCAGGTATTACCGCGGATGTAACCATCTTCAACAACGATGCTCCCTTGTATACGGTGGTTCCCAACGGTGCAATGGTGAATCGGAATGGAAAGCAGTATATCTTCGTGGTGGACGGTTCCAATGCCAGTTTGCAGGAGGTGACTGTTGTTGACCAGTTTGGTGATCTTACCGCCATTGAAAGCAAGGATGCGTCGTCTCCATTGCTAGGGGAGCGTGTGCTCGTCAGCAGCCTCTCCCGCTTGATCGACGGTAGTGCCATCAGCACTCCGTTGCAATAG
- a CDS encoding efflux RND transporter permease subunit: MDNQFSIGRFSVTKPVLVNILMITVLALGIFSLLTLPQEQFAEVPFYWVNVIVPYPGVSAQDMESSVTIPVENAFAGMDRLKQISSTTSEGLSVVRVEFDDGIDDTLFRSLYQDAQTRFSQVTLPEGTLQPLLDDFSSSDFLPVIEVIVSGNISYQDMREQAQELQNRFLSIPDVSDVEIVGLPERQIQVRLDPTLLSSMGLSVNEVVRSLSGENQRLPSGSLSTESRQYLLRTFGSVEGVRDIDSVIVRRSSQGEGLVRLSDVAKVMDGFDEDAPLSRFNGESAVSLRITKVVKGDSVAIVDAVRQIVDETQPRAGATLTLFNDSTVQIASSLSVLSTNALMGLLLLVIILSLFIGFRNAFITALGIPVTFALTFLVLDQLGQTVNTNTLFGLVLVLGLIVDHGIVIVENSYRLQLAGIPRHEAAIKGVNQVVWPIIAATGTTVAAFLPLMIIPGTIGKFLRVIPLTVTIALIVSTFEALFFLPSHYAEWGPRKLKQEKAGKQRFERFINTYQRALAWALDRKGRFILLTLLVTAAIFSLVGGLRQDLFSAEDYSYFNIEITTPQGSTLKSTNSLVSAYEKVLLGKVGNGEILSIRTNIGGNEGGSESTTQATITVDLTEMDEGRMRSIESIIDEVKRETYYISGAEQVLFTKAQTGPPTSADFSFRLSGDAYEPLIEASVVLGNTLASIEGVENVQSDFIAGNPALRIEVDQDQATRLGISVSTIASYLRVRFEGQKTGTLFLENEEIDIVVQFDNGGSERFEDLQQILIPTDDGRLIPLSSVATISLESSIGSIRRVEGKREITVTADALTGVDQNLVNDQIVQLWDTDLRNRYPSVDLVVGGEFSDFSNLLIDILRIFVLGIFLMYLILGTQFNSYSQPFLILLSVPFAFIGVVLFLFVSGTPLSTTVIYSAVALAGIAVNDAIVLISFINELRSDGKSVAEAIVEAAGTRIRPILLTSLTTIAGLLPTAIGIGGYSVVWSPMASTIMVGLIFSTLSALFVLPLLYATFYKDTRRDA; the protein is encoded by the coding sequence ATGGATAATCAGTTTTCAATCGGCAGATTCTCGGTAACAAAACCGGTCTTGGTCAATATTCTCATGATCACCGTACTTGCTCTAGGTATTTTCAGTCTACTCACGCTACCTCAGGAACAGTTCGCAGAGGTCCCTTTCTATTGGGTCAATGTCATTGTCCCCTATCCAGGTGTGAGCGCCCAGGATATGGAGTCCTCAGTCACCATTCCTGTGGAGAATGCATTCGCCGGGATGGATCGTCTCAAGCAAATCAGTTCAACCACCAGTGAAGGATTGAGTGTGGTTCGTGTTGAGTTTGATGATGGTATAGACGATACGCTCTTTCGCTCTCTCTATCAGGATGCACAGACACGGTTCAGCCAGGTCACTCTTCCTGAGGGAACATTGCAGCCATTGCTGGATGATTTCTCCTCCTCTGACTTTCTGCCTGTCATTGAGGTGATTGTCAGCGGGAATATCTCCTACCAGGACATGCGTGAGCAAGCTCAGGAGCTGCAAAACCGGTTTCTCAGCATTCCAGATGTTTCAGATGTGGAAATCGTTGGCCTCCCTGAAAGGCAAATCCAGGTGAGGTTGGACCCGACACTGCTCTCCTCAATGGGATTGAGTGTGAATGAGGTGGTTCGTTCTCTCTCAGGGGAGAACCAGCGCCTTCCAAGTGGAAGCCTCTCAACGGAGAGTCGCCAATACCTGCTTCGTACCTTTGGTTCGGTGGAGGGGGTCAGGGATATTGACTCCGTTATTGTAAGGCGTTCCAGCCAGGGAGAAGGCCTTGTCCGTCTCTCTGATGTTGCGAAGGTCATGGATGGGTTTGACGAGGATGCTCCCTTGAGCCGGTTCAATGGAGAGAGTGCTGTCAGTTTGAGGATTACCAAGGTAGTGAAAGGTGATTCTGTAGCCATCGTAGATGCGGTCAGGCAGATTGTGGATGAGACCCAACCTCGTGCAGGGGCAACCCTGACGTTGTTCAATGATTCCACAGTCCAGATTGCAAGCAGCCTCTCAGTGCTCTCCACCAACGCCCTTATGGGTCTTTTGTTACTGGTCATCATCCTATCGTTATTCATTGGTTTCAGAAATGCATTCATAACGGCGCTTGGCATCCCGGTAACCTTTGCTTTGACTTTCTTGGTACTCGACCAGCTGGGGCAGACGGTCAACACCAATACCCTTTTTGGCTTGGTGCTGGTATTAGGTCTGATCGTCGACCACGGCATAGTCATCGTCGAGAACTCATACCGTCTCCAGCTCGCTGGAATACCTCGGCATGAGGCTGCGATCAAGGGGGTCAACCAGGTGGTGTGGCCAATCATTGCCGCCACCGGAACCACGGTTGCTGCATTTCTCCCCCTTATGATTATTCCTGGGACCATCGGCAAGTTCCTCAGGGTCATTCCCCTCACTGTCACTATAGCCTTGATCGTCAGTACCTTTGAGGCGCTCTTCTTCCTTCCCAGCCACTACGCAGAGTGGGGCCCCAGGAAACTCAAGCAGGAGAAAGCAGGCAAACAACGGTTTGAGCGTTTCATCAATACCTATCAACGAGCCCTTGCCTGGGCTCTAGATAGAAAGGGGCGTTTCATACTGCTCACACTCTTGGTTACTGCTGCTATATTCTCCTTGGTAGGTGGTTTGCGGCAGGATCTATTTAGTGCAGAGGATTACAGTTATTTCAATATTGAGATAACCACTCCACAAGGCTCTACCTTGAAGTCAACCAACAGTTTGGTGTCTGCCTATGAAAAGGTTCTCCTTGGGAAGGTCGGGAATGGGGAAATACTCTCTATAAGAACCAATATCGGTGGAAATGAGGGTGGCTCTGAAAGCACTACCCAGGCAACAATTACCGTAGACCTGACAGAGATGGATGAAGGAAGAATGAGAAGCATCGAGTCAATCATCGATGAAGTAAAGAGGGAGACTTACTATATCAGTGGGGCTGAGCAGGTGCTCTTCACCAAAGCCCAGACAGGTCCTCCAACCTCTGCAGATTTCAGCTTCCGTCTCTCAGGTGATGCCTATGAACCTCTCATAGAGGCTTCCGTTGTATTGGGCAACACACTCGCATCCATTGAAGGTGTGGAGAATGTCCAGAGCGATTTCATTGCAGGTAATCCTGCCCTTCGCATTGAGGTGGACCAGGATCAGGCAACCCGGTTGGGAATCAGTGTCTCTACGATAGCCAGCTATCTTCGGGTTCGCTTTGAAGGACAAAAAACAGGTACATTGTTCCTCGAAAATGAAGAGATTGATATTGTCGTACAGTTTGATAATGGGGGCTCTGAGCGCTTTGAGGATCTCCAGCAGATTCTCATACCTACCGATGATGGAAGGCTTATCCCGTTGAGCAGTGTTGCAACCATCTCCTTGGAGAGTTCCATTGGTTCCATCAGGCGTGTTGAAGGAAAGCGTGAGATTACTGTTACCGCCGATGCACTCACAGGGGTTGACCAGAATCTGGTCAACGATCAGATCGTGCAACTCTGGGATACCGATCTCCGTAATCGATATCCCTCGGTTGACCTGGTGGTCGGAGGTGAATTCAGCGACTTCTCCAACCTCCTTATTGATATCCTCCGCATCTTTGTGCTCGGAATCTTCCTGATGTACTTGATCTTGGGTACCCAGTTCAACAGCTACAGCCAACCCTTCCTTATATTACTGAGTGTTCCCTTTGCCTTTATCGGGGTGGTGCTCTTCCTCTTTGTCTCTGGGACTCCTCTTTCGACAACAGTAATATATTCCGCAGTTGCCTTGGCTGGAATCGCGGTTAACGATGCCATCGTCCTGATCAGTTTCATCAATGAACTGCGCTCAGATGGGAAATCTGTAGCTGAGGCAATTGTAGAGGCTGCAGGGACTCGTATACGACCAATCCTCCTTACCAGTCTTACCACCATAGCAGGACTGCTTCCCACCGCAATAGGAATTGGGGGATATTCCGTTGTATGGTCACCGATGGCCTCCACCATCATGGTTGGCTTGATCTTCTCCACGTTGAGCGCGCTGTTTGTACTACCCTTGCTCTATGCTACATTCTACAAAGATACCCGGAGGGACGCATAA